CActaaagaaaagaagacgcCCAGACCATCGGCGCGTCCGGCAAAGCGACGGAGCATTCCATGAAACGCTGTAAAGTCCGCAGGTGCGAATCTGCCGTAGATAATATCGTTCGGAAGCAGCCTTCGCGCCGCGGCAAGCGGGACGAGCGATGCTTCCACTTTCTTTGTTTCGCCGCGCATGGCGGCCAGAAGCGGGGGAAATGTCGGCGAAGTCATTGGGGCGGCCTGTAACAGGGTGATGTGTGTGGATAGCATGGATATAGCAGGCGTTAGTGTATCTGATAAGAGCGTGGTAAATTGCGCTGAGATGGTGCATGGGAAGACGAGAACTGAAGCAAGGAGGGAGAGACCACTGTGAATGGCAAGAGGGACGACAATGGTTCGTCCGATGAGGTAAAATGGGAAGGGAAAGAGCGCCCCTGTTGTTAAACATATATCTGGAGTAGAAACCAAATGAGTGATTTGTTTAATGGGGAGAAGGTGGACGTACTTATACAGAGACATGCTAGAATGCAAGGGAAAACAAACGGCCCCGGGCCCTGCTTCGCTCTGAAGGCAAGGATTGTAGAGCATCCGATAAAGATAAATACCCCGATAATAACAGACGGCCCAGCTTCGATATATTTTCCATCTGCAACATCGAAAATCGTGGCCGTTGGAACTTTAACAGTACGTGCAAGGTCTGCCAAAAAGAGTCCCAGGCATGACCACCTATCGTTGCAACAAAATGAGTGCCTTTGTACCTCTGAAGATATCGGACTTACGCCCATGTGAGGCACACAAAGACGAGAATGAGGATCTCGCGTTCGAGAACGGACAAAAATGGATCTGATGGTGGGGAGAGCACCACCCCTGATATGCAACGTTTCGATCATTTTGCATTGTACAACAGAAAGCGTGAGCGTACCAATGAGAATAAGAAAGCTCGCTTGGCCAAGAACCAGCTCAACGGCTGGAATGACAAACAATACGAGGGACAACCATGCTACGAGGGCACATCGGATCACAGGTTTGAGCTTGCTCCATGCCGTATTTTGGAAAACCCATGCAAGATGGGTTCTTAGGTATGTTGAGACGAATTTGATCCAGGGATGTAAAGGTTTTGTCGGCGGAAGATTGCTAtttgacgaggaggatgatgatgaagatgatgtaGAATAGGGTCTATCGCTGTCGACAGGTTTTGGCTCGTTGTTGAACCCGGACTCCCTTTCGCGTCTTCCTCTAACTGGTTCGGCATTATCTGCCTTCGACGAGGCATCCATGAAGCCTAGCTGGCaaaagataaagagggaAACGGAAGTCGAACATTTGTCGCATGACAAAAATAAAAGACTGACATCATGACAACCCTATGGGAGAtgattttcaaattcacgctttttttttcacacaGCGTGACCTCTAATGTCACCGTGTGTCGCCGAGATTACAAAGGGATCCCGGTTAGGAATTAGGAGGACTACTTATGGCAACAGGAATTAGGTGAATGTGAGGACTAAACAGATGCATTCCATAGTCAATATTTAGGTACATGTTGTTGATATACTATTTTAGCGTTGTCCGAATGGACATACAGTGTCACGTCTCGCCTGACTCTGCATTCTTTTCCAGGTCGGTTCTGAGCACGTTGCAATTACTTTGTGTACTTTGAACTGCTTCGGGGACTGTGGAGATCCCTTCAAAAACAATCACTGTAGACTGATGTACTACTGCCTTGTTCGTGGAGCTTTGAAGGACAATCCTTGCAACCATACATGTAGGGGCGGCTCCCTATATAGGCAATTAGGCAAGTATAAAGGACCTCAGCTTGAAACATACGtttaaaaaagagaagataAGGCCGGTGTAAGTCCGAGCGGCGCTCAGGCTGGAATTCTGGCTCTCATCCAAAGGCAATACGCATGCAATGGCGGCAGCCAATGCGGATATGGAATAAAGAGCGGACGACTGAGTCAAAATATCTAAAATATGGTTGAGGCGCTCGGTTGTTCCTTTGAAGCTGTTCTGTTGGCGCATGACGGGCAAAATACGCATGATGATAAAGAGTGTTGATGTTACCGTGCAGGCAAATGTGGAAAACATGTCAAGGCCAATTAAGCTATCAAGCACCAGTGCTTGAGGTCGCGATGGCTCCAAACGCTCGACGCTTGCTGTTATAATCACAGCAAGATACACGCCTGGCATACTAGTTTAACATACAAGCTTAAGCATGGTGTGCTACTCCCGCTTACCAGCTTCGACTgcaaggaagaagaggggCAGGAGAATGACACGGATAGATTTATTCCACACATGATAGCATCTCCAAATCTAATGAAATTGGATTATCAATTAGCCTCACAATAAATTCTAGATGAAAAACATGAGAACCATACTCACCAATAACGTGTCGGCGATAGAAGTCATTAAAAAAGAGCTAATATCAGCCAGTAGAGTGTCTGGACCATCAACCACATCAGAGCCAGATAAAAGCGCCTTTATGGATCTCTTCATGAAATATGTCGGTGGTAAGGCGTCGAAGATGTAGGACAGATACAGAGCAGTGATGAAGGAGACGATGGTTCTTTTATTGTTGACTGTCTTTTTGCCTATATCAGACGCCATGGAATTACAGCCAACAATGGTCATTAAACAACTATGTAACTTACAGTATAAGTACATCGTTCCAAAATAAATGGAAGTATAAATCCCTGTTTGAAAGTGTAAGTGGTAATGCCTCGTataagcaaaaaaaaaactaaaaCCTGTCAGGATATTGCTTAATATCATTGTATCAATGTATGCCTCTAGGGCTGGGTCCATACTTCGACCTGCGATTGGGACTGATTGTCGAGAAGAATCATAGTGTGTAATGTGTTTGTTTTATTCCTTCAAAATGGGATTTATAGTATCATGAGTTGCCGGGTATCCTGTTAGCAGTCACATCGCACATTCTAATCACAAAATCCTTGTACTCAATGCGCAACTTGGCTGTGTAGACATGAGATATTTTAACTTCAGCACGCGGTGGATATTACATGTAAAGCACTGAACTTCACTGTCAACTTAGAGTATTTACCTTATACTTGCATCCTTGTACTAGATAAAAATATAATGAAGGCTGGCCACACGAGGCTCCGAAAATTGGAGTCAAAGGTGACACGCTCAATTGATCAACGGTTTACACGACAGCAGCAAAGGAAGTAAATGAAATAAGATTTGATACACATGTGCCCCACCGGTATTTTAACAGAGCCTGACTGGCCATACATCTTCACTGCCTGATTGGTTCTTCATTCTTTTCAACGTCCATTGCAATCACTTGCTCATTGACTGGTGAACTGTTGGTGAGTTCTGGCCTTGTCGACCCCGGTTGAAATACAATCGTTGAATGATGGACCATGTTGTCATTTGATTCGGTTGATAGGACGATTCGTGCAATCATGCAGGTGGGAGCGGCGCCCTACTCACGACTTGGTCAAACTGCGGTAACGACGAAAACATAACACAAACATTTATAAAAGAGAAGAGGGACCCAGTGTAGGTTCGTGTAGCGCCAAGTCTAGGATGTCGGTCGTCGTCCAGTGGGAGTACACTGGCAATAGCGAAAGTCAATGCGGATAACGAATAAATGGCGGAGGATTGCGTCAGGATATCTACAACCCGCCTGAACCTCTGTGACGCGCTCTCCGCGGAGTATTCTCTACGCATTGCCGGGTATATTCTCAGGATAATGGATAGTGTTGTCGTCAATGTACATAGAAAAGTGGAGAACATGACAAGGCCAATCAGACCGTCAAGGGTCCTCGCCTGTGGTCGGGATGGCTCCAAATGCTCCACGCTGGCTGTAATAATGACTGCAAGATATGTAACTGAATGTATGACCATGGTGAACAAGGAGGTCCATAGTTATAAATTCACTCTCACCAATTTCAACAGTAGCAAAAAAGCACGGTAAGATGATAATACGGAGCGATTTATCCCAAATATGATAGCACCTCCAAATCTACAAAGCGATATTGAAGAGATTGTGTCATGCTGCATGAGAGGACCTACCATTAATGCGTCCCCTATTGAAATCATTAGAAATGAACTAATATCTGACAACAAGGTCTCTGGCCCATCTGTTTCCGATGAACCAGAAACGATTAAATCTTTTATGACTCTCTTCAAATACAAACTCGGTGGCAATGCGTCGAAGATATATGACAGGTATAAAGCAGTGATAGCCGACACGACAGTCTTGCGATGTTTAACAGGCCGTTTGCCTACAGGATGAAGTTACGATTAAGGCTTTATTTCTGAGGGTGGGTAAACTTACAATACAGATACAGTGTACCAAGGAAAATGGCAGTATATATTCCTATCCGTTATCAGTAAACATGTTGCCGGCCAGGAGTGAAATAATACCTGTTAGAATATTCGcgatgaataaattattgaTATACCCTTCGAGAGCCGGAGACCATTCTACGTTCTGAAGGGTGGGAGACTGGGTAACCTGCGGTGACATAATGGAACCTTCTCTTTTTCAAACTTGAGACTCCTTTTAAACTGTAACTCATTCTGCATTCTGTCAATGAAACGTCATaacaaacaaaaattttGTGATTAAGTTTGCTTCAAGAAATGTCATATCAATCAAATGATATTGACTACAACACCAGAATAAACTAGGTTTTATATAGTGGAAGTAGATTGAGTCTCTCTCGTTTGCCGACTGGGTTTGGACTGGGTCGGCACTTTACTAACATGATTATCGGGATTCAAACTGACctagagattcaaattccCATTTCTTGCCTCCTGACACTGCGTTTTTCCCAAATTCTTTGCACATTCAAGCGTAGATTGTACGTAGGTATATGAATATGCAAAAATACCATGAAAATGATGCATGGAAAGGTCTTAAATTTGATGATCTTCAGCCATCCATCATGTTAACATGGCATCAAATGCCAAATTCTGTTTTGTCCACTTAGGATATCAGCACAGAAATTGGTACACATTTTTATTACAGTATCAAATCACTGTCTACAAATTTCATCCCGTAAATCCAGTTCCTTGATTAGTGACATCTTGTAAAGTCACATTGATGTGTTCAAACTCCGTCTgaaacgcgtcgcgtcctGTGTAATTGACCGCAACTTAGATAAAAAAATTCACCCCCACGTTGATGCAACTTACGCACATTTGGCTTATTATACATGCTACTCTTGGAACTTTTACATACTTTTACTTTGACACATACATGCTAGCATTTGTAGTCttaaccttttttttctatgtACATAGTCTCTACTAGGAAGCTTAATAACCAGTTTATACCCTTCTTCAGACTGAAAAGTGTGGTACTAAGGAACGTACAAAGATACAAAACCGACCGGGGCCTTAGCTTGTCGTCGGATTATTCTGATCGTACGTGTGCCGTCTGAGCTTGAAATCGGCACCGTGACTATGCGTGACAaaaaatttgaatctctaTGATTTTGGGTCCTTGCTGCCGCGGAACTGCTCCTGTTCCTCAACCGTTTGCGCTACGGGCTTAAAATTTGAGGTGAAAGGAGTGTATATGCTGTACTAGTAGTGTGCAAAGTTTGAAGCAAGTTGGGTGAGTGTAGGTTCTGTAATTCACAACTTTGTTCAAATATTTGAATCTCCGTGATCGTGATAGTATTGGGTCTTCCCCTCCACGTCGGGATTTTCCGAATACAAGACTGACTTCTACGAAAGACTCAAATCTTGCACAATTTCTCTTACATTCTGAATAAAAGATGACCCTTGAAGTTGTCTTATACATGAAGTACCTGATCAAGGTGTCAAAATGAATTCCGGGTTGAATAGACATCAAAGTGTAGAATATGCTCGTATTTTAACCGGAAGACAAAATAGAAAACATTCTTCCAGTTAAACTGGAAAACACCGGCAAGATTCTACTTAGAGATGCCAGGTACTGggagagcaaatgaatcATTATATACAAATGGGGTGTATCTTAACCCGTCTGATTGAAATGCACCCATGTTCCAACGGTTCCCGAGTATCACCAACATTTGAATTAGAAGGAAGATGGAAGATACATCAAATGCTAATAATATATAAATATACGCACTACATTCATGCGTTgggtgaaaagaaaaaaaaagttgacAGAAACAAGGAGATCCACCCTATCCACGAcccaaaagaagaaaagaaaaaaaatggaataaaaTGGAAACAAAAGAAACCAGATGTCTAAGCTGTATCATCACTTCTGCGTAGCCTGGAACGCAATCCACGCCTCATTCAGCCCTCCAAACACACCATTCGCAAGCATCCTCTGCTCCAGCGTCGAATTACCCGCATTCAACTACACATCCAAAAACGGTTCAGTATGCACCACGAAGATAGCTCGGATTCCAACTCACTTTATCCGGATGCACCCGCGCAATGGCCTTGACATACCCTTTTTTCACCTGTGCAGCACTCACGAGGTCCGCCATACCCATCTTCAGCCCGCGCATCACATCTCCTTCCCAGAGCACATTCTCCAAGCTGGCAAGGAGCGCACGGATGTTAGTCTCCTTGCCCGCCTTCCACGCTGAGAGCCGGGCGTCCACGGTGTCCTTGAGCGCGTGCTTCGCAGCGTCGTCTGCCTCCGCCTGTGCGTTGTTCGACTGCAGCGCCCGTAACGCCTTCGAAGGCGCCGACGACACCGACGCTGCGGAAGCTTTCGGAGAGGGTCGTTTGGTCTGGGGGGTCTGGGGTTTAGGTGCAGGCATAGTGCTTGCCGACCTAGCTGGAGCGGCGGGCCCGTCCACCATCTTGCGACAACGCACACCACCGCTCACAGCCTCCTTCCGTTCCCTTTCATGCACCCACGCGCCCGCCTCGCCCTCAGCCGCGCGCCCGAGCACGCCCCACCACACGCCCGCCTGCTCCCACTGCTCTCGGCCCTCCAGCGCCTCCGCAGCGCGTTTCACCGCTTTCACGTACTGATCCAGCAGGTCGACGCCGAGGCCCTGCGGGTGCGCCCACCCACCGTCGTTGGCCTTTGCACGGCCGGCTGATAGGATCGAGGGTGGGATGGTGGAAGGGTGCATAACGGGCGGAGGGGTGCTCTTATTTTTCCCTTTCGTGGGTTTGTCAGCCAAAGGATCGTCAACTCCAAATCCGCCCTCAGAATCTTCCGCACCGCTTGCAAATATGGTGCGGCCGACGACGCCCTCCACAGCGCGCTCGCAGTCCGCGACCGCGGTCTTGTACTCCCCGATGCGCAGGCGGGCAATTGCGCGGTTGGTGAGGAGCGGCACGCGCAGAAGGTGGCCGTCGGGAAGCGCCTGCAGCGCAAGGCCGTAGGAGTCCGCAGCGGCGGCGTGCTGCCCAAGCTTGAATTGCTCGGTCCCAGCGGTCTTGTGTTTGAGGGCCAGCGCAAGCGCGGAGGGGGAGGCTGTTGGCAGGTTGCGTGTGGGCGCCGGTACAGGCGTGCGCGCACGCTGTGCAGAAGGCGCAGGAGGTGATGGACGTGCGGGTCCTCTGACAGAAACTGTTGATATAGAAGACGACGATCCTTGCTGCCGCTGTCCACCACGAGATGTTGGTTGTGATGGAACATCAGGAGCGAATAAATCGACTTCAACTTCAGGCTGCTCTTGTTGAGCAACCACCTTCGTCTCTGAACGGTCTCGCTGGGCGTCATCGTGTCGAGTGTCCTCATCGCTTTCCCACCCATCTCTGAATGCAGAGGTTTCCTTCTGCTTCCCAACACGTCTCGGGAACCCTTCTTCGTCCTGGCCCTCATGCTCAGGGCCATCCACCATCCACTTGGGCCTCCCACCCGCGCCAGACACCCCGGATTTCCCCACACCACGCGCCTTTGCCCCAGGCGCAAGCGCCGCAATGCCCCCGCCAGCCTCGCGCTCCTCGTACGCTTTCACCACGCGCTCCTTACCCTCCCGCCAGAACGCGCTCGCCTTGCTAAACATGTTCATCCCGAGCTCCGACGCCTGTGCGATGAGCTTGTCCGCTTGTTCCGTGATATTGTCTGCATTCAGCGCTGACCCACTAATACCGCTTCCTGAGGCAcccgaggaggaagacgcaGCGCCGGCAGCCAGACGTTGCTTTTCAAGTCTCTCCCTTTCACGCTCTTTTTGGCCCTTGGGCGGTCCGCGGGCacgagctgctgctgctggcgcTGGCGCTGCTACAGGAGGAGCAGGGGGCGGTGTTCCGGATCGCGAACCCGACGCGCCTCCTCCGAGCAAACTTTCCAGAGCTGCTTGCACGTCCATCCCGTCTTTTGTCCCGGCGAGCGCCTTTTTTGCCTGGGTGATTGAGAATCCCATTTCGACGATTTGTCCGAGGAcgtgtggaggaggagatgatggTCGTGGTCGGTTGGACGATGCGTTGGACGGAGCTTGTGCGCGTGGGGGTTGGAGCCGCTGCTGGATGAGGGAGTATGTCGAGTATTAGATAGTCAAgtaaaagaaaataagatgAAATAATGAGAAGAAAGATATTTAGAGTAGACGATTTACGTACCCTCTCTCCATCAGCTTCAACCCGCGCTTTCACAACTTCCACAGGCTTGCTCAACATTCCCAAGatatcatcctcctcatcgccAGCTCTATGACTATCGTTTCCATTCGCATTCCCTCCCCGTCTTTCACTGCTACCGAACCCAAAGTCATCCTCGCCCTCGTCAAAGTCCAACAACCCCCTTCCCCTATCACGCACCCTATCCCGATCATCCAAGTCTTCCCTGGCTCCAAAATCAAAGTCCTGGTCGGGTGATGCCACGCCGacatcattttcatcttcgAAGAAAAGTGGCTTCGACGAGCGTGGGGGgttagcagcagcagccgacGACGGTTCAGGGGAATAAGTCCGCGCGTTCGAAGTCCCGTTATTTTGCTGTGCACTTCGGAAGCCGGAATCATCGTTGGTGTTGTCTTTGAAATCGTCTAGGTCCCAAAGGCTGACACCTGTCGTCTGTTTCTTCTCTGATTCCCGAGACgtttcagcagcagcagcagcggcagcgaTAGATTGCGCCGTCGTCTGCGTCCGCGTCGTTCGTCTCGTCGTGGGTGGTACGGGGGCCGAAATGGGTGGTGCCATTCCAAAGTCACCCAACCCCCAATCATCCGCGTCGTCGATGTTCGGTTTACTTCTCGCCGTTgtggatgatgacgacgCCGGTGGGTCGGCTTTCAGTATCGACCCGCCTCCCGCTAAAGAGTCGAGCCCGGCCCACGTAGACGCAGCGTCGCTTCCCGACGCTCCTGCATGAGATCCGGCTCCggctgatgacgatgatcGCCCGATGCCTGCTCCGCCGCCCAAACTACCCGCACCAACACGCTTCTGCTCAGCCTCCATCGCAAGCCGCGCAGCGAGCGTCATGTTCTTGTTCGCCGCTGTTGATGTTGAAATAGTGGAAGAGCTCGGCGAAAAGAGGTCACTGAATGCATCTACACCTCCTGGAGTCGCACCCGCCGCTGAGCCCGTACGAGAGATCGATGTCCCAGCTGCGGATGTAGTGCGTGcaacacccgcacccgcacccgcaccgaGAACGgctgacgacgacggcgtCATAGTACGCGACGGAGGGTTTGACGCTCTGCTCCCATTGCTCAGGCCGTTGCTGCTTGTGTTCCCCATCATCCCTCCGCCATACCGCGGCGTGGCCGTCCCGCTCCCTGAAGAGGAAAGCATTGCGAACAGATCGGGCTTGCTCCCTGTGTTTGCGCCGTAGTTCGCATTGGCGCTCGATGTTTGTCTGGAGGCAGCTGATGAGAGTGTTTgtggtttgggtttggtgGAGAGCGGGGCGGAGGAGGACCAGAGGTCCGCGAAGGAGTCGGACATGATTAATGTTGTTGGGGTGGTGTGCTTGTTCTCGACTGGATCGTCTGGATAGTGACGTATGgatatgaatatgaatatgcGATGCTTGAATGGTGGTAGCGCCGTCGATGGCAGCGATTTTGACAATAAATTGGCGAAACCACAAATAAAAGCTAGATATAATCGAAGAAAATAATATGGTGAGATCAAATGGCATTATTCAAGTCATGTAAAGGGACGCACCACCGAATCGCCTATCCTCAAATACCACCAAcccttcttccttctttaaATCAAGTCGTGTGTATGTGGATCCAAAATGAGCAGGTGGGTGCAGTGCAACTACGTCTGGTCTGCGTGACGACGTGGCGAACGGCGACAAGGGCTCTCTCTATATCCACCGATATCTGAATCTCAGGCTTACAAATTGGATATCTTTTGCGACTCCGAGCTATGATGAAAAATCGGTTTAATCAAAAGCATTACACGAATAAGCACCCACTCACAAAGGCAAGTTCGCCTGCGAAACGATACGTAACTTGACGTATGTCGTGGTCCTGGTTAATCAAGCAAAACCAGCATTTCAGGGTGTTTTGGCAAAACATGCTGTATCGGCACGTGCTCAGAGCCGTGCGCGGCATACATTTTTTCATACTCCGATTCGGGGTTGAGCGGTAGGACTGGCTGACTTGAAAACCGCGTTTTTGATTGGACATGTCAAGTCAGGATACGACAATGCTGAGTTTTAAATGCCTGGATATAAGATAAAAGCATCTTGCAGCAGGCTATAGTAGGGAAAGTAAGATTCCTGCGTTACACGACGACCTCGAGCCACTTCCTGCTAGACAGACCTGTACATAATGGATACCTCGCTCGTCATCCAGCGCTTCTTCGTCTCTTTGCAATCCAATGATCTCAGTCACTTTGTTGAAGAGATGTCcgcatggaaaacatccATGCACAGTAATCGCGATGCCATGTCCTCGGAACAGTTAATGGATGCTCAAAAGAGAGCTGCGGTTATCCATACCGTCTCAAACTACCTTCTCCAATTGGAACGCCTGACAGCCGCCTTGTCAAACATAACTGTTTTGTCTGTTCGTGCAATTATTCATGATTGGGACATGCCATTCAATCTTGAGTCGGATGATGAGTGGTATTTGTTAATTGTTACTTCTCCGTTGAGATCAGCGGCTTATACATGATTTAGAGTCTTGAGCGGGGTGTTGAACGAGGATCTTGTATGGATGCGATACAGAAGATTACTACTAGTACTATGGGCATTCAAACTGGAACATCGGCGCCGTGGTAGATCAGCCTAAAATCAACAATGCAGAGAACTTTTACCCCTAGTTCAAAATTTAGCTTCGTCGCTCATTACTGACTCGAACAAAGAATTCATCTTGCGCTCTACAATCACTAATCTCAGAGACCTTTACCTATTTGATTTTTTCAACCTCAAACAATACTTGAAGATCGTCGATTCTTTATTTGTAAACATGGAAACTATTCAACTAAAATCCCATTTATCTATTGGGAACCTGCCACACAAGTACGGTGCTCTATAATTATATGCCCAAGAAGAATGGAGTATGTTGATAAATTGAACTGTTCTACTCCCAATATTATATACGGAATTCGCAAATTTACCTGACTTTACGACGTTTCAGAATATTGTCTCAAACAATCTCAGTCTCATGGAAGGAGAGAAACCCGAAGTCCGTCCGATTCAACAGTTTGTCTCTACCTGGAGGAGCAGCCTTCAGCAATCCTGAAAAATCTCGACACAGCTAAGCACTGCTAAACGTCCAAGACTCACGGATTGTAATTCCGTTGAACTATTCTTCGATTTTTGACGTTTATATCCAGTACGTCGACAGTCAAGCGCCCAAAAGTCGCCCCTACCCCCGATATTCTTATGCTGGATGAACACCGCATAATTTGAAAGGTTATGACGAATGGTGCTCTGAAGCAACCCAACCACTCAGATAACCATTTTAATGCCAGTGAAAGAACCACCCACCTGCCATCCCTGATGTCGCTTCGTCTTTCTCAATGCCGGATACTGGTGCATGATTATCTCAAAGATCTCCGAGATAGTCGCACGTTTGTCTTTGGTTAACCATATTGCGAGCATTGCAGCTTCTGGCTTGCTAAGGCGATGCCAGGGCGTTGTGCCGTTTGGCCACGCACAACTGATGTCAACGTTCTCGGATATTCCTAGCCTGAGACGCAGAATTTTCTCGTTGTAGGATTCACTTGGAGGTAGATAATATGTCTCGTCGACGATTGCAGTCCTTGCGGGCCTTGGCTTATGGTAAGGCGTGAAATTGTGTTTGCCTTTACTGATGTCCTGTTGGTTGACCATTGAATAAGTCATTTGTTTGTATCATGTTGATATACCTACCTTTGAAGGCTGTTTTAATGATCTCAGGGAAACCCGGAGGGGAAGACTGGATATTCGTGGAACCGATGGTACAGTCAACGGACGTATGTACCTCATCTGTTGCGCACAGGTGTACTTTAGAGCTTTGAGAGGGAATGGTAAAGAACCAAAGACGTACCGTATCAGATTGTTCGAGCTCGTGCGGTGTAGGTCTCGACAAGGTGAGATTCTTCAAGTTATGGAGGGTTAGATTTATCCTGCTGTCGAAAACGGCAGGCTTGGAAGGTATATTGGGCGGGCTTAATCCACTGGCGTAGTCAAAGTTGATAAACGACTCCATGTCTATTGGTGGGAACAACATTTGATCTCTTGTGTCAGTGTCAACCATCTGAGAAACGTTGTAGCTGTATGGTAGGAATATAGGCATCATAAATTGGCAGGGAGAAGTTGGCTTCGATGGATTGGAAAGCAAGTAAAAAGCGATGGCTAGAGGGAGGTCGTGTAGTAAGATGTGCAAATGCACACTTGGGTCACCTTTCTTTTATATGCTACGACTGTAACGAGATATATCATCTCATTCCCCGAAGGAGTGACTACACGGgtcaaaaatggaaaattgTCCTACATGAGTACAATAGCTAAACATAAAGTAGCTT
This Psilocybe cubensis strain MGC-MH-2018 chromosome 3, whole genome shotgun sequence DNA region includes the following protein-coding sequences:
- a CDS encoding UBA domain-containing protein 7 is translated as MSDSFADLWSSSAPLSTKPKPQTLSSAASRQTSSANANYGANTGSKPDLFAMLSSSGSGTATPRYGGGMMGNTSSNGLSNGSRASNPPSRTMTPSSSAVLGAGAGAGVARTTSAAGTSISRTGSAAGATPGGVDAFSDLFSPSSSTISTSTAANKNMTLAARLAMEAEQKRVGAGSLGGGAGIGRSSSSAGAGSHAGASGSDAASTWAGLDSLAGGGSILKADPPASSSSTTARSKPNIDDADDWGLGDFGMAPPISAPVPPTTRRTTRTQTTAQSIAAAAAAAETSRESEKKQTTGVSLWDLDDFKDNTNDDSGFRSAQQNNGTSNARTYSPEPSSAAAANPPRSSKPLFFEDENDVGVASPDQDFDFGAREDLDDRDRVRDRGRGLLDFDEGEDDFGFGSSERRGGNANGNDSHRAGDEEDDILGMLSKPVEVVKARVEADGERQRLQPPRAQAPSNASSNRPRPSSPPPHVLGQIVEMGFSITQAKKALAGTKDGMDVQAALESLLGGGASGSRSGTPPPAPPVAAPAPAAAARARGPPKGQKERERERLEKQRLAAGAASSSSGASGSGISGSALNADNITEQADKLIAQASELGMNMFSKASAFWREGKERVVKAYEEREAGGGIAALAPGAKARGVGKSGVSGAGGRPKWMVDGPEHEGQDEEGFPRRVGKQKETSAFRDGWESDEDTRHDDAQRDRSETKVVAQQEQPEVEVDLFAPDVPSQPTSRGGQRQQGSSSSISTVSVRGPARPSPPAPSAQRARTPVPAPTRNLPTASPSALALALKHKTAGTEQFKLGQHAAAADSYGLALQALPDGHLLRVPLLTNRAIARLRIGEYKTAVADCERAVEGVVGRTIFASGAEDSEGGFGVDDPLADKPTKGKNKSTPPPVMHPSTIPPSILSAGRAKANDGGWAHPQGLGVDLLDQYVKAVKRAAEALEGREQWEQAGVWWGVLGRAAEGEAGAWVHERERKEAVSGGVRCRKMVDGPAAPARSASTMPAPKPQTPQTKRPSPKASAASVSSAPSKALRALQSNNAQAEADDAAKHALKDTVDARLSAWKAGKETNIRALLASLENVLWEGDVMRGLKMGMADLVSAAQVKKGYVKAIARVHPDKLNAGNSTLEQRMLANGVFGGLNEAWIAFQATQK